In Actinomadura citrea, a single window of DNA contains:
- a CDS encoding TetR/AcrR family transcriptional regulator, translated as MAGRRATPTGRYGGRSAAERRAERRRRFLDAGLEMFGRGPGYRATTVAALSEAAGLSTRQFYEEFSTLEDLLAELHLEVNDAAERDVVAALPSVAGLGLAERTAHLFRAYAASITADRARIRIAFVEIIGVSPRLDRQRLTRRARWVEFICAEAAAAAERGEITDRDYRIAATAFIGSINGLLHDWTAGWVEATLDEVIDELVLMLLGRLHSQDAPPAPGSASLGPGPLGR; from the coding sequence GTGGCGGGCAGGCGCGCGACACCGACCGGCAGGTACGGCGGCCGGTCCGCGGCCGAGCGGCGGGCCGAGCGGCGCCGCCGGTTCCTCGACGCCGGGCTGGAGATGTTCGGCCGCGGCCCCGGCTACCGCGCGACCACGGTCGCGGCGCTCAGCGAGGCGGCCGGGCTGTCCACCCGCCAGTTCTACGAGGAGTTCAGCACGCTGGAGGACCTCCTCGCCGAGCTGCACCTGGAGGTCAACGACGCGGCCGAGCGGGACGTCGTGGCCGCGCTGCCGTCCGTCGCGGGCCTCGGGCTCGCCGAGCGCACGGCCCACCTGTTCCGCGCCTACGCCGCCAGCATCACCGCCGACCGGGCCCGCATCCGGATCGCGTTCGTCGAGATCATCGGCGTCAGCCCCCGGCTGGACCGCCAGCGCCTCACCCGCCGCGCCCGATGGGTCGAGTTCATCTGCGCCGAGGCCGCCGCCGCGGCCGAGCGCGGTGAGATCACCGACCGCGACTACCGGATCGCCGCGACCGCGTTCATCGGCAGCATCAACGGCCTCCTGCACGACTGGACCGCCGGATGGGTCGAGGCCACCCTCGACGAGGTCATCGACGAGCTGGTCCTGATGCTCCTCGGCCGCCTGCACTCCCAGGACGCCCCGCCCGCGCCCGGATCGGCCTCCCTCGGGCCCGGACCCCTCGGCCGCTGA
- a CDS encoding DUF1932 domain-containing protein has translation MTVIAVLGLGEAGGAIARDLVAAGAVVRGHDPAVAASGGIIQAGSEADAAAGADLVLSVNSAHDAVAALRAGAGAARDAVWADLNTGSPGLKRELDALARRAGVRFADVAIMAPVPGRGLRTPMLACAEGAGDVAALLTPLGAGIEVLDAEAGAAAGRKLLRSVFFKGLAGSVVEALEAARAAGCEDWLRENIVAELAAAGEHTVDRLVAGTYRHAARRAAEMEAAAAMLEELDVPPAMAAASRDLLRRLSGRPPAGGSGAAPMRAR, from the coding sequence ATGACGGTGATCGCCGTACTGGGGCTCGGTGAGGCGGGCGGCGCGATCGCGCGCGACCTCGTGGCGGCGGGGGCTGTGGTGCGCGGCCACGACCCGGCCGTCGCGGCGTCCGGCGGAATCATCCAGGCCGGGAGCGAGGCCGACGCCGCCGCCGGGGCCGATCTGGTGCTGAGCGTCAACAGCGCGCATGACGCGGTCGCTGCGCTCAGGGCTGGCGCCGGCGCCGCCCGGGACGCCGTCTGGGCCGACCTGAACACCGGGTCGCCCGGGTTGAAGCGGGAACTGGACGCGCTCGCGCGGCGGGCCGGCGTCCGGTTCGCCGATGTGGCGATCATGGCGCCGGTGCCGGGACGCGGGCTCCGCACGCCGATGCTGGCCTGCGCGGAGGGCGCCGGGGACGTCGCCGCGCTCCTCACCCCGCTCGGCGCCGGGATCGAGGTGCTGGACGCGGAGGCGGGCGCGGCGGCCGGGCGCAAGCTGCTGCGCAGCGTGTTCTTCAAGGGGCTGGCCGGGTCGGTCGTCGAGGCGCTTGAGGCGGCGCGGGCGGCCGGCTGCGAGGACTGGCTGCGCGAGAACATCGTCGCGGAGCTGGCGGCGGCCGGGGAGCACACCGTGGACCGGCTCGTCGCCGGGACGTACCGGCACGCCGCCCGCCGCGCCGCCGAGATGGAGGCCGCGGCGGCCATGCTGGAGGAGCTGGACGTCCCCCCGGCGATGGCCGCCGCGAGCCGCGACCTGCTGAGGCGGCTGTCCGGCCGACCGCCCGCGGGCGGCTCGGGGGCGGCGCCGATGCGGGCCCGGTGA
- a CDS encoding VOC family protein translates to MPEVTAFAPGHPSWAELASPDPEGSGRFYRALFGWYSYTLTVGDLGEYEIFTLGDVQGPEVAGMQALADDSGTASWTCYFRTDDIPATLAAVRDAGGLETMEPTDVADLGRMALCSDPDGADFALWYPYNLKGAGVVDEPSAMLWVELASRDIERARRFYGQVFGWRAVDRDYYDTVYTDWKVGDWAVAGMVSMEELWPPGHPPHWTPFFWVSDCDASTARAADLGGRVRIPPTDIKPCRFAIVTDPTGARLGLVTPTTDVQAERSRP, encoded by the coding sequence ATGCCCGAGGTGACCGCGTTCGCCCCCGGTCATCCGTCGTGGGCCGAGCTCGCGAGTCCGGATCCGGAGGGGTCCGGGCGGTTCTACCGCGCCCTGTTCGGCTGGTACTCCTACACGCTGACCGTGGGCGACCTCGGCGAGTACGAGATCTTCACCCTGGGCGACGTCCAGGGCCCCGAGGTCGCCGGGATGCAGGCGCTCGCCGACGACTCCGGGACGGCCTCCTGGACGTGCTACTTCCGGACCGACGACATCCCGGCCACGCTCGCCGCCGTGCGCGACGCGGGGGGCCTGGAGACGATGGAGCCCACCGATGTCGCCGACCTCGGACGGATGGCCCTGTGCTCCGACCCCGACGGTGCCGACTTCGCGCTCTGGTACCCCTACAACCTCAAGGGCGCGGGCGTCGTCGACGAGCCGTCCGCGATGCTCTGGGTGGAACTGGCCTCCCGCGACATCGAGCGCGCCCGCCGCTTCTACGGGCAGGTCTTCGGCTGGAGGGCCGTCGACCGCGACTACTACGACACCGTCTACACCGACTGGAAGGTCGGGGACTGGGCGGTGGCCGGCATGGTCTCCATGGAGGAGCTCTGGCCGCCCGGCCATCCCCCGCACTGGACCCCGTTCTTCTGGGTGTCCGACTGCGACGCCTCCACCGCCCGCGCCGCCGACCTCGGCGGCCGCGTCCGCATCCCGCCGACCGACATCAAGCCCTGCCGGTTCGCCATCGTCACCGACCCGACCGGCGCCCGCCTGGGCCTGGTCACCCCCACGACGGACGTCCAGGCCGAGCGCAGCCGCCCCTGA